A stretch of the Leptospira harrisiae genome encodes the following:
- a CDS encoding RDD family protein codes for MNQKPNNHYTARILAKVFDIKVAEILSLPLREFILVRINGEILNQILPYIMTFIVFIIYDTSFQFFAKGSLGKKIFNIHLVSNENQEIPITIILYRSFYVFCFGLGFMIPKISILFALFSIFYLFKNGTTHWDKVLKIKIVFKQISIFRMVMIAFCFLILLNSYFRLIKDYY; via the coding sequence TTGAACCAAAAACCTAACAATCACTATACAGCTCGTATTCTCGCAAAAGTATTTGATATTAAAGTTGCTGAAATACTATCACTTCCTTTGAGAGAATTTATTTTAGTTCGTATTAATGGAGAAATATTAAACCAAATTCTCCCATATATAATGACTTTTATTGTTTTCATAATATATGATACATCCTTTCAATTTTTCGCAAAGGGAAGTTTAGGAAAAAAGATTTTTAATATTCACTTAGTATCTAATGAAAATCAAGAGATTCCCATCACTATAATTTTATACCGTTCATTTTATGTTTTCTGTTTTGGATTGGGATTTATGATTCCAAAAATCTCAATTTTATTTGCTTTATTTAGTATTTTTTACTTATTTAAAAATGGAACTACTCATTGGGATAAAGTTTTAAAAATTAAAATTGTTTTTAAACAAATTTCGATTTTTCGAATGGTGATGATTGCCTTTTGTTTTTTGATACTATTGAATTCCTACTTTCGGTTGATAAAGGATTATTATTAA
- a CDS encoding DUF1993 domain-containing protein has protein sequence MNESIIYEISVQSFKKGLGNLIKILEKAEIHSETKKFPFENLLNARLFPDQFQLTKQIQIACDTAKLCVARITGKEAPVHDDSEKNLNELKLRIQSVIQYLDTYKEEDFKSVNEIKVSQPRWEGKYLTGLEYLTQHAIPNFYFHITTAYAILRHNGIEIGKKDYLGEMPYKK, from the coding sequence ATGAATGAATCCATTATTTATGAAATCTCCGTCCAATCCTTTAAAAAGGGTCTTGGGAATTTAATCAAAATTTTAGAAAAAGCAGAAATCCATTCTGAAACCAAGAAGTTCCCTTTTGAGAACCTACTCAACGCTCGACTCTTTCCTGACCAATTCCAGCTAACAAAACAAATTCAAATTGCTTGCGATACCGCCAAACTTTGTGTCGCTCGTATCACAGGAAAAGAAGCACCTGTTCATGACGATTCTGAAAAAAATTTAAATGAACTCAAACTAAGAATCCAATCAGTGATCCAATACTTGGATACTTATAAAGAAGAAGATTTTAAATCAGTGAATGAAATCAAAGTTTCACAACCAAGATGGGAAGGAAAATATTTAACAGGCCTTGAATACCTCACACAACATGCAATTCCTAATTTTTACTTTCATATAACAACTGCCTATGCGATTCTCCGACACAACGGAATTGAAATTGGCAAAAAAGATTATTTGGGTGAGATGCCTTATAAAAAATAG